Proteins from a single region of Nocardiopsis dassonvillei subsp. dassonvillei DSM 43111:
- the yidD gene encoding membrane protein insertion efficiency factor YidD — protein MTEHRPTVFARVLILPIRGYQRFISPLFPPVCRFYPSCSAYAVEALRVHGALYGLWLGARRIARCHPFNPGGLDPVPPPRGRRNGESEESAGGAGHTGTPPGDQ, from the coding sequence ATGACCGAGCACAGACCGACGGTGTTCGCGCGCGTGTTGATCCTGCCCATCCGGGGTTACCAGCGCTTCATCAGCCCGCTCTTCCCCCCGGTCTGCCGTTTCTACCCCTCGTGCAGCGCGTACGCCGTCGAGGCGCTGCGCGTGCACGGAGCTCTGTACGGGTTGTGGCTGGGAGCCCGGCGTATCGCCCGTTGCCACCCCTTCAATCCGGGGGGGCTTGATCCGGTTCCGCCGCCCAGGGGGCGCCGGAACGGGGAGTCCGAGGAGTCTGCGGGCGGAGCCGGCCACACCGGAACCCCTCCCGGGGACCAGTAG
- the yidC gene encoding membrane protein insertase YidC: MLDWLYNIVGWILVQIHSGLTYIGLDTDSGWAWGLSIVLLTVLMRLLLVPLFVKQMNTQRKMQDIQPKILKLRERYKHDKERLQRESMKLYQESGTNPIMGCLPLLLQMPVFFALFSVLRSVAEGNAQYNFTPELVESARAALIFEAPVAAQFNSTPEELLALGASDPIMAKVIIAIACVIMGTTTFLTMRQSMKRSVSQMPDNPMMQTQKIMMYMAPLFGLFGLMMPVGVLVYWVTSNVWTMGQQHFLYSRQPAPGQDEAKAKSGASANGSAKGMLSRKKAAESAPEPKEQPKIERKQPRKQPRSKRAGGGPR; encoded by the coding sequence GTGCTGGACTGGCTTTACAACATCGTCGGCTGGATCTTGGTCCAGATCCACTCGGGTCTGACCTACATCGGCCTCGACACGGACAGCGGCTGGGCCTGGGGCCTGTCGATCGTCCTGCTCACCGTGCTCATGCGGCTCCTGCTGGTGCCGCTGTTCGTCAAGCAGATGAACACGCAGCGCAAGATGCAGGACATCCAGCCCAAGATCCTGAAGCTCCGCGAGCGCTACAAGCACGACAAGGAGCGCTTGCAGCGGGAGTCCATGAAGCTCTACCAGGAGAGCGGTACCAACCCGATCATGGGTTGCCTGCCGCTCCTCCTGCAGATGCCGGTCTTCTTCGCGCTCTTCAGCGTGCTGCGCAGCGTCGCCGAGGGCAACGCCCAGTACAACTTCACCCCGGAGCTGGTGGAGAGCGCGCGTGCGGCGCTCATCTTCGAGGCGCCCGTCGCGGCCCAGTTCAACAGCACTCCCGAGGAGCTCCTCGCGCTCGGCGCGTCCGACCCGATCATGGCCAAGGTCATCATCGCGATCGCCTGCGTGATCATGGGTACGACGACGTTCCTCACCATGCGCCAGAGCATGAAGCGCAGCGTCTCCCAGATGCCCGACAACCCCATGATGCAGACCCAGAAGATCATGATGTACATGGCGCCCCTGTTCGGGCTCTTCGGTCTCATGATGCCCGTGGGTGTGCTGGTCTACTGGGTCACCTCCAACGTCTGGACCATGGGGCAGCAGCACTTCCTCTACAGCAGGCAGCCGGCCCCCGGCCAGGACGAGGCCAAGGCCAAGAGCGGTGCCTCCGCCAACGGTTCCGCCAAGGGCATGCTCAGCCGAAAGAAGGCGGCGGAATCCGCTCCTGAGCCGAAGGAACAGCCTAAGATCGAACGCAAGCAGCCGAGGAAGCAGCCGCGTTCCAAGCGGGCCGGTGGTGGTCCGCGCTAG